A window from Lagopus muta isolate bLagMut1 chromosome 5, bLagMut1 primary, whole genome shotgun sequence encodes these proteins:
- the UNC5B gene encoding netrin receptor UNC5B isoform X2 — MPPARRLLLLFLLLLLPLHRRWALAAAGLEYSEVLPDSFPSAPAETLPHFLREPQDAYIVKNKPVELVCRANPATQIYFKCNGEWVNQNDHVTTESLDEVTGLLVREVQIEVSRQQVEELFGLEDYWCQCVAWSSAGTTKSRRAYVRIAYLRKNFDQEPLGKEVPLEQEVLLQCRPPEGVPQAEVEWLRNEDVIDPTQDTNFLITIDHNLIIKQARLLDTANYTCMAKNIVAKRRSTTAAVIVYVNGGWSTWSEWSPCNNRCGRGWQKRTRTCTNPAPLNGGSFCDGQPFQKITCTTLCPVDGAWTEWSKWSACSTECTHWRSRECSAPAPRNGGKDCSGGLLDSKNCTDGLCLHMLEATGDVALYAGLVVAIFVFIVILMAVGVVVYRRRCRDFDTDITDSSAALTGGFHPVNFKTARHDNPQLLHPSMQPDLTANAGVYRGPMYSLQDSSDKIPMTNSPLLDPLPNLKIKVYNSSTTSSSPGLHNGTDLLGGIPAAGTFPGDSGSQFVNMRSKAQQGSQHLLSLPQEHGTSASGTFSYLGGRLTIPGTGVSLLVPHGAIPQGKFYEMYLVINKAESSLLPSEGTQTVLSPVVTCGPTGLLLCRPVVLTIPHCADVSSSDWIFQLKTQSHQGNWEEVVTLDEETLNTPCYCQLEAKSCHILLDQLGTYVFVGESYSRSAIKRLQLAIFAPAICTSLEYSLKVYCLEDTPDALKEVLELEQTLGGYLLEEPKPLPFKDSYHNLRLSIHDIPHSLWRSKLLAKYQEIPFYHIWSGSQRALHCTFTLERYSQASTELTCKICVRQVEGEGQIFQLHVTLGEHASSFDTLHSHNNSAPTTQLGPYAFKIPLSIRQKICNSLDAPNSRGNDWRLLAQKLSMDRYLNYFATKASPTGVILDLWEAEHQDDGDLNTLASALEEMGKSEMLVVMATEGDC; from the exons ATGCCGCCGGCCCGCCgcctcctcctgctcttcctcctcctcctgctgccgcTGCACCGTCGCTGGGCGCTGGCCGCCGCAG GGCTGGAGTACAGCGAGGTGCTGCCCGACTCCTTCCCATCAGCACCGGCAGAGACACTGCCCCACTTCTTGCGGGAGCCGCAGGATGCCTACATCGTCAAGAACAAGCCCGTGGAGCTGGTCTGTAGGGCCAACCCTGCCACACAGATCTACTTCAAGTGCAACGGGGAGTGGGTAAACCAGAACGATCATGTCACCACTGAGAGCCTAGATGAGGTCACAG GGCTGCTGGTGCGGGAGGTGCAGATCGAGGTGTCCCGACAGCAGGTGGAGGAGCTCTTTGGCTTGGAGGATTATTGGTGCCAGTGCGTGGCCTGGAGCTCCGCGGGCACCACGAAGAGCCGCAGGGCGTACGTCCGCATTGCAT ACCTGCGGAAAAATTTTGACCAGGAGCCACTGGGCAAGGAAGTGCCactggagcaggaggtgctgctgcagtgccgGCCACCTGAGGGGGTGCCACAGGCAGAG GTGGAGTGGCTAAGGAATGAGGATGTCATTGATCCCACCCAGGACACCAACTTTCTCATCACCATCGATCACAACCTCATCATCAAGCAGGCCAGGCTCTTGGACACTGCTAATTACACCTGCATGGCCAAGAACATCGTAGCCAAACGCCGGAGCACCACAGCTGCTGTCATTGTCTACG TGAATGGTGGCTGGTCCACCTGGTCTGAGTGGTCTCCTTGCAACAACCGCTGTGGCCGGGGCTGGCAGAAGCGCACCCGGACGTGCACCAACCCCGCCCCACTCAATGGCGGCTCCTTCTGCGATGGGCAGCCCTTCCAGAAAATAACCTGCACCACGCTCTGCCCAG TGGACGGCGCGTGGACGGAGTGGAGCAAGTGGTCGGCAtgcagcactgagtgcacccaCTGGCGCAGCCGCGAGTGCTCTGCGCCAGCTCCACGCAACGGTGGCAAGGATTGCAGCGGCGGGCTGCTCGACTCCAAGAACTGCACCGACGGGCTCTGCCTGCACA tGCTGGAGGCCACGGGTGATGTAGCCCTGTATGCTGGACTGGTGGTGGCCATTTTCGTCTTCATTGTCATCCTCATGGCTGTGGGGGTGGTGGTGTACCGGAGGAGGTGCCGGGACTTTGACACCGACATCACAGACTCATCAGCTGCCCTGACTGGAGGCTTCCACCCAGTCAACTTCAAGACTGCCCGGCACG ACAACCCCCAGTTACTGCACCCCTCCATGCAGCCGGACCTGACGGCCAACGCAGGAGTGTACCGGGGCCCCATGTACTCCCTGCAGGACTCTTCTGACAAGATCCCCATGACCAACTCCCCCTTGCTCGACCCACTCCCCAACCTCAAGATCAAGGTCTACAactcctccaccacctcctcttCGCCAGGGCTGCACAATGGGACAGATTTGCTGGGGGGAATCCCTGCTGCCGGCACCTTCCCAGGAGACAGTGGCAGCCAATTTGTGAACATGCGGAGCAAAGCCCAGCAGGGCTCCCAGCACCTCCTTAGTCTGCCTCAGGAACATGGCACCAGTGCCAGTGGGACTTTCAGCTACCTGGGGGGAAGGCTAACCATCCCCGGCACTG GGGTGAGCCTGCTGGTACCACATGGAGCCATCCCGCAGGGAAAGTTCTACGAGATGTACCTGGTCATCAAcaaggcagagagcagcct CTTGCCCTCCGAGGGCACGCAGACGGTGCTGAGCCCGGTGGTGACCTGTGGACCCACCGGCCTGCTGCTGTGCCGCCCTGTTGTCCTCACCATTCCTCACTGTGCGGATGTCAGCTCTTCGGACTGGATCTTCCAGCTGAAAACACAGTCTCATCAGGGGAACTGGGAG GAAGTGGTGACCCTGGATGAGGAGACCCTCAATACCCCCTGCTACTGCCAGCTGGAAGCCAAGTCCTGCCACATCCTGCTAGATCAGCTGGGCACCTACGTTTTTGTGGGCGAGTCCTACTCCAGGTCGGCAATCAAGAGGCTCCAGTTGGCCATCTTTGCCCCCGCCATCTGCACCTCCCTGGAGTACAGCCTTAAGGTCTACTGCCTGGAGGACACGCCGGATGCACTGAAG GAGGTTCTGGAGCTGGAGCAGACACTGGGTGGGTATCTGCTGGAGGAGCCCAAGCCCCTGCCCTTCAAGGACAGCTACCACAACCTGCGTCTCTCCATCCACGACATCCCCCACTCATTGTGGAGAAGCAAGCTGCTGGCCAAGTACCAG GAAATCCCTTTCTACCACATCTGGAGTGGCAGCCAGCGAGCCCTGCACTGCACTTTCACGCTGGAGAGGTACAGCCAGGCCTCCACTGAGCTCACCTGCAAGATTTGCGTCCGGCAGGTGGAAGGGGAAGGACAGATCTTCCAACTCCATGTCACGCTGGGAGAG CATGCCAGCTCCTTCGACACCCTCCACTCACACAACAACAGTGCCCCCACCACCCAGCTGGGACCCTACGCCTTCAAAATCCCCCTCTCCATCCGGCAGAAGATCTGCAACAGCCTGGATGCTCCCAATTCCAGAGGGAATGACTGGAGGCTTCTCGCCCAGAAACTTTCCATGGACCG GTATCTGAACTACTTTGCCACCAAAGCCAGCCCCACTGGGGTGATCCTGGACTTATGGGAAGCTGAGCACCAAGACGATGGCGATCTCAACACCTTGGCCAGTGCCTTAGAAGAGATGGGCAAGAGCGAGATGCTGGTGGTCATGGCCACGGAGGGTGACTGCTGA
- the UNC5B gene encoding netrin receptor UNC5B isoform X1 gives MPPARRLLLLFLLLLLPLHRRWALAAAGLEYSEVLPDSFPSAPAETLPHFLREPQDAYIVKNKPVELVCRANPATQIYFKCNGEWVNQNDHVTTESLDEVTGLLVREVQIEVSRQQVEELFGLEDYWCQCVAWSSAGTTKSRRAYVRIAYLRKNFDQEPLGKEVPLEQEVLLQCRPPEGVPQAEVEWLRNEDVIDPTQDTNFLITIDHNLIIKQARLLDTANYTCMAKNIVAKRRSTTAAVIVYVNGGWSTWSEWSPCNNRCGRGWQKRTRTCTNPAPLNGGSFCDGQPFQKITCTTLCPVDGAWTEWSKWSACSTECTHWRSRECSAPAPRNGGKDCSGGLLDSKNCTDGLCLHNKRVLSEPKSHLLEATGDVALYAGLVVAIFVFIVILMAVGVVVYRRRCRDFDTDITDSSAALTGGFHPVNFKTARHDNPQLLHPSMQPDLTANAGVYRGPMYSLQDSSDKIPMTNSPLLDPLPNLKIKVYNSSTTSSSPGLHNGTDLLGGIPAAGTFPGDSGSQFVNMRSKAQQGSQHLLSLPQEHGTSASGTFSYLGGRLTIPGTGVSLLVPHGAIPQGKFYEMYLVINKAESSLLPSEGTQTVLSPVVTCGPTGLLLCRPVVLTIPHCADVSSSDWIFQLKTQSHQGNWEEVVTLDEETLNTPCYCQLEAKSCHILLDQLGTYVFVGESYSRSAIKRLQLAIFAPAICTSLEYSLKVYCLEDTPDALKEVLELEQTLGGYLLEEPKPLPFKDSYHNLRLSIHDIPHSLWRSKLLAKYQEIPFYHIWSGSQRALHCTFTLERYSQASTELTCKICVRQVEGEGQIFQLHVTLGEHASSFDTLHSHNNSAPTTQLGPYAFKIPLSIRQKICNSLDAPNSRGNDWRLLAQKLSMDRYLNYFATKASPTGVILDLWEAEHQDDGDLNTLASALEEMGKSEMLVVMATEGDC, from the exons ATGCCGCCGGCCCGCCgcctcctcctgctcttcctcctcctcctgctgccgcTGCACCGTCGCTGGGCGCTGGCCGCCGCAG GGCTGGAGTACAGCGAGGTGCTGCCCGACTCCTTCCCATCAGCACCGGCAGAGACACTGCCCCACTTCTTGCGGGAGCCGCAGGATGCCTACATCGTCAAGAACAAGCCCGTGGAGCTGGTCTGTAGGGCCAACCCTGCCACACAGATCTACTTCAAGTGCAACGGGGAGTGGGTAAACCAGAACGATCATGTCACCACTGAGAGCCTAGATGAGGTCACAG GGCTGCTGGTGCGGGAGGTGCAGATCGAGGTGTCCCGACAGCAGGTGGAGGAGCTCTTTGGCTTGGAGGATTATTGGTGCCAGTGCGTGGCCTGGAGCTCCGCGGGCACCACGAAGAGCCGCAGGGCGTACGTCCGCATTGCAT ACCTGCGGAAAAATTTTGACCAGGAGCCACTGGGCAAGGAAGTGCCactggagcaggaggtgctgctgcagtgccgGCCACCTGAGGGGGTGCCACAGGCAGAG GTGGAGTGGCTAAGGAATGAGGATGTCATTGATCCCACCCAGGACACCAACTTTCTCATCACCATCGATCACAACCTCATCATCAAGCAGGCCAGGCTCTTGGACACTGCTAATTACACCTGCATGGCCAAGAACATCGTAGCCAAACGCCGGAGCACCACAGCTGCTGTCATTGTCTACG TGAATGGTGGCTGGTCCACCTGGTCTGAGTGGTCTCCTTGCAACAACCGCTGTGGCCGGGGCTGGCAGAAGCGCACCCGGACGTGCACCAACCCCGCCCCACTCAATGGCGGCTCCTTCTGCGATGGGCAGCCCTTCCAGAAAATAACCTGCACCACGCTCTGCCCAG TGGACGGCGCGTGGACGGAGTGGAGCAAGTGGTCGGCAtgcagcactgagtgcacccaCTGGCGCAGCCGCGAGTGCTCTGCGCCAGCTCCACGCAACGGTGGCAAGGATTGCAGCGGCGGGCTGCTCGACTCCAAGAACTGCACCGACGGGCTCTGCCTGCACA ATAAAAGAGTTCTAAGCGAACCCAAAAGCCACC tGCTGGAGGCCACGGGTGATGTAGCCCTGTATGCTGGACTGGTGGTGGCCATTTTCGTCTTCATTGTCATCCTCATGGCTGTGGGGGTGGTGGTGTACCGGAGGAGGTGCCGGGACTTTGACACCGACATCACAGACTCATCAGCTGCCCTGACTGGAGGCTTCCACCCAGTCAACTTCAAGACTGCCCGGCACG ACAACCCCCAGTTACTGCACCCCTCCATGCAGCCGGACCTGACGGCCAACGCAGGAGTGTACCGGGGCCCCATGTACTCCCTGCAGGACTCTTCTGACAAGATCCCCATGACCAACTCCCCCTTGCTCGACCCACTCCCCAACCTCAAGATCAAGGTCTACAactcctccaccacctcctcttCGCCAGGGCTGCACAATGGGACAGATTTGCTGGGGGGAATCCCTGCTGCCGGCACCTTCCCAGGAGACAGTGGCAGCCAATTTGTGAACATGCGGAGCAAAGCCCAGCAGGGCTCCCAGCACCTCCTTAGTCTGCCTCAGGAACATGGCACCAGTGCCAGTGGGACTTTCAGCTACCTGGGGGGAAGGCTAACCATCCCCGGCACTG GGGTGAGCCTGCTGGTACCACATGGAGCCATCCCGCAGGGAAAGTTCTACGAGATGTACCTGGTCATCAAcaaggcagagagcagcct CTTGCCCTCCGAGGGCACGCAGACGGTGCTGAGCCCGGTGGTGACCTGTGGACCCACCGGCCTGCTGCTGTGCCGCCCTGTTGTCCTCACCATTCCTCACTGTGCGGATGTCAGCTCTTCGGACTGGATCTTCCAGCTGAAAACACAGTCTCATCAGGGGAACTGGGAG GAAGTGGTGACCCTGGATGAGGAGACCCTCAATACCCCCTGCTACTGCCAGCTGGAAGCCAAGTCCTGCCACATCCTGCTAGATCAGCTGGGCACCTACGTTTTTGTGGGCGAGTCCTACTCCAGGTCGGCAATCAAGAGGCTCCAGTTGGCCATCTTTGCCCCCGCCATCTGCACCTCCCTGGAGTACAGCCTTAAGGTCTACTGCCTGGAGGACACGCCGGATGCACTGAAG GAGGTTCTGGAGCTGGAGCAGACACTGGGTGGGTATCTGCTGGAGGAGCCCAAGCCCCTGCCCTTCAAGGACAGCTACCACAACCTGCGTCTCTCCATCCACGACATCCCCCACTCATTGTGGAGAAGCAAGCTGCTGGCCAAGTACCAG GAAATCCCTTTCTACCACATCTGGAGTGGCAGCCAGCGAGCCCTGCACTGCACTTTCACGCTGGAGAGGTACAGCCAGGCCTCCACTGAGCTCACCTGCAAGATTTGCGTCCGGCAGGTGGAAGGGGAAGGACAGATCTTCCAACTCCATGTCACGCTGGGAGAG CATGCCAGCTCCTTCGACACCCTCCACTCACACAACAACAGTGCCCCCACCACCCAGCTGGGACCCTACGCCTTCAAAATCCCCCTCTCCATCCGGCAGAAGATCTGCAACAGCCTGGATGCTCCCAATTCCAGAGGGAATGACTGGAGGCTTCTCGCCCAGAAACTTTCCATGGACCG GTATCTGAACTACTTTGCCACCAAAGCCAGCCCCACTGGGGTGATCCTGGACTTATGGGAAGCTGAGCACCAAGACGATGGCGATCTCAACACCTTGGCCAGTGCCTTAGAAGAGATGGGCAAGAGCGAGATGCTGGTGGTCATGGCCACGGAGGGTGACTGCTGA